A single genomic interval of Lactococcus sp. S-13 harbors:
- a CDS encoding polyprenyl synthetase family protein, which translates to MDVKNTFWKDYPALEKQLSRVQKLMKSHVLIKNKAIKAAIFDIFDAGGKMLRPAYLLLFAEFTDLADEEKLALAASVEMMHTATLVHDDVIDRADTRRGVPTISAKYGPEIAVYAGDYLFIAVFKLMSEHSLELSNLSKNIGSIERLLGGELGQLNQHFDLHQTLDAYLENISGKTGELFALSASVAPLIAKNNSLANRAYKIGMNIGIAFQIMDDYLDYAASAQQLGKPVLEDIKQGIYSAPVLFALQENFDELATLIEAKRFDEVYDFIRHSGALSATKALAQSYTQSALTLIDKLPKGENRERIAEITRKLLERTL; encoded by the coding sequence ATGGACGTAAAAAATACATTTTGGAAAGATTATCCTGCGCTTGAAAAGCAGCTCTCTCGAGTTCAAAAATTGATGAAAAGTCATGTGCTGATTAAAAATAAGGCAATTAAAGCAGCGATTTTTGATATTTTTGATGCGGGTGGAAAGATGCTCCGACCTGCTTATTTATTGCTTTTTGCTGAGTTTACGGATTTGGCCGATGAGGAAAAATTAGCGCTGGCCGCAAGTGTTGAAATGATGCACACGGCAACTTTGGTACACGATGATGTGATTGACCGTGCGGATACAAGACGTGGTGTGCCTACGATTTCGGCCAAATACGGGCCAGAAATTGCGGTTTATGCGGGTGACTACTTGTTTATTGCCGTCTTCAAATTGATGTCGGAACATTCTTTGGAATTATCTAATCTGTCCAAAAATATTGGCTCTATTGAGCGCTTATTAGGGGGAGAATTGGGGCAATTGAATCAACATTTTGATCTGCACCAAACACTTGATGCTTATTTGGAAAATATTTCTGGCAAAACTGGTGAGTTATTTGCGCTTTCTGCTTCTGTCGCTCCTTTGATTGCCAAAAATAATAGTTTGGCAAATCGGGCCTACAAAATTGGGATGAATATCGGGATTGCTTTCCAAATTATGGACGATTATTTGGACTATGCAGCAAGTGCGCAACAACTGGGCAAGCCTGTGCTTGAGGATATTAAGCAAGGAATTTATTCGGCGCCTGTGCTCTTTGCCTTGCAGGAAAATTTTGATGAGTTGGCTACTTTGATTGAGGCGAAACGTTTTGACGAGGTTTACGATTTCATTCGCCACTCTGGCGCCTTGAGTGCGACTAAGGCGCTCGCTCAATCTTACACTCAATCTGCTTTAACTTTGATTGACAAATTACCTAAAGGCGAAAATCGGGAACGAATCGCCGAAATTACTAGAAAACTTTTGGAGCGTACTTTATGA
- the pyrF gene encoding orotidine-5'-phosphate decarboxylase produces MQENRPVIALDFPEFSDVKDFLEKFDPQEKLYIKLGMELFYTAGPQVVYYVKSLGHSVFLDLKLHDIPNTVESSMRVLARLGVDMVNVHAAGGLEMMSAARRGLEMGTPAGRTRPLLIAVTQLTSTSEEIMHNDQKIMTTLEESVINYAQKTNEAGLDGVVCSAHEVEKIKAATHEDFICLTPGIRPKGAAVGDQKRVMTPSQARAIGSDYIVVGRPITQAADPVNAYHSIKIEWAQSTKNS; encoded by the coding sequence ATGCAAGAAAATAGACCCGTAATCGCCCTCGACTTCCCAGAATTTTCTGATGTTAAAGACTTCCTCGAAAAATTTGACCCTCAAGAAAAACTCTATATCAAACTTGGCATGGAACTCTTTTATACCGCAGGCCCTCAAGTCGTCTACTACGTCAAGTCGCTTGGACACAGTGTTTTTCTCGATTTAAAACTTCACGACATTCCCAATACCGTCGAATCTTCCATGCGTGTCCTCGCCCGACTCGGTGTTGATATGGTCAATGTTCACGCAGCAGGCGGTTTGGAAATGATGAGCGCTGCTAGACGAGGCTTGGAAATGGGAACGCCAGCAGGTCGTACCCGCCCTCTCCTTATTGCCGTGACTCAGCTCACCTCAACCTCTGAAGAAATCATGCATAATGACCAAAAAATCATGACGACCCTTGAAGAGTCAGTAATCAACTACGCGCAAAAAACAAACGAAGCAGGACTTGACGGTGTGGTCTGTTCCGCTCACGAAGTTGAAAAAATCAAAGCTGCAACCCACGAAGATTTTATCTGCCTGACCCCAGGGATTCGCCCTAAAGGCGCAGCAGTGGGTGATCAAAAGCGCGTCATGACACCGAGTCAAGCCAGAGCAATCGGTTCAGACTACATTGTCGTAGGGCGTCCAATTACGCAAGCCGCAGACCCCGTGAACGCCTACCATTCCATCAAAATAGAATGGGCGCAATCAACAAAAAATTCTTGA
- a CDS encoding HAD family hydrolase encodes MSYTTILFDLDGTLTEPAKGIVNSLEYALEKLGRVEEDKEKLLQFIGPPLQESFKNVYAFTEEETQQAITYYRSYFAEKGIFENQLYDGIVELLEALKKSGKQLFVATSKPENFAKQIIEHFGLAPYFKAVVGATLDNRRSKKSEVIAHALKSYQIVPADTVMIGDRKFDILGAKDNKLASIGVLYGYGSKKELENAGATALVANVSELKTYLIDETKYP; translated from the coding sequence ATGAGCTACACCACGATTTTATTTGATTTAGACGGGACGTTGACAGAGCCAGCCAAAGGCATTGTTAATTCTTTAGAATACGCATTAGAGAAATTAGGAAGAGTTGAAGAGGACAAAGAAAAATTACTTCAGTTCATTGGCCCTCCTTTGCAAGAGTCCTTCAAAAATGTTTATGCGTTCACAGAAGAAGAAACACAGCAGGCTATCACCTATTATCGAAGCTATTTTGCCGAAAAAGGAATCTTTGAAAATCAACTCTATGACGGAATAGTTGAACTTTTAGAGGCCTTGAAAAAATCAGGTAAGCAGCTCTTTGTTGCGACGTCCAAACCAGAAAATTTTGCTAAGCAGATTATCGAACATTTTGGTTTAGCCCCTTATTTTAAGGCTGTCGTCGGGGCAACGCTAGACAATCGTCGAAGTAAAAAATCAGAAGTCATCGCTCACGCCCTAAAATCTTATCAGATTGTTCCTGCCGATACTGTGATGATTGGTGATCGTAAATTTGATATCCTTGGCGCAAAGGACAATAAGCTTGCCTCAATCGGTGTTCTCTATGGCTATGGAAGCAAAAAAGAGCTTGAAAACGCCGGTGCAACTGCCCTAGTAGCCAACGTATCAGAACTCAAAACATACTTAATAGATGAGACAAAATACCCTTAA
- a CDS encoding NusG domain II-containing protein: MKLFKNTMSFFKSIKTKPLDFIIIFVLFLASFSTLFFFASGPTGAQAQLRIDGQVKRTFNLHQDQIWTYRDKDGDYNKIQVKNGEIAVIEASCKDQIDVKRGFISKVGETIVCLPHKLVIEVMSGQKDKQVDYTT; this comes from the coding sequence ATGAAATTATTTAAAAACACGATGAGCTTTTTTAAAAGCATCAAAACAAAACCTTTGGACTTTATCATTATTTTCGTGTTATTTTTAGCTTCTTTTTCAACCCTTTTTTTCTTTGCTAGCGGACCTACTGGCGCTCAAGCGCAATTGCGAATTGATGGGCAAGTAAAGCGAACTTTTAACTTACATCAAGATCAAATTTGGACTTATCGGGACAAAGATGGTGATTATAATAAAATTCAGGTAAAAAATGGAGAGATTGCTGTCATTGAAGCGAGTTGTAAGGATCAAATTGATGTTAAGCGAGGCTTTATTTCTAAAGTCGGGGAAACAATTGTCTGTTTGCCTCATAAATTAGTGATTGAAGTCATGAGTGGTCAAAAAGACAAGCAGGTGGATTATACAACATGA
- a CDS encoding TFIIB-type zinc ribbon-containing protein: MSESNVLTHKCPNCGGPLLFEPKSQKFHCEYCGSSFTEQEVTAFEAQQNAAKVSEDSVSDFSASATGEITDENKIVRENADETEKSGENADENTVGLFLCPSCGAELVTDATTASTFCYYCHNPVVLTERLSGQFLPEKILPFQIEREEAEQEFLDWVGRKKFVPNSFFNKKQIQNLSGVYFPYWAVDAALNGELSADAMNLRVWVVGDTEYTEHSKYAISRAGQTQFRDLIKNALTKNLSDKMVGAVQPFDMRAAISFKNQYLSGFLTEKRDIEFAEMKENVEQEFRQYADGLMESTIVGYNSVSNLRSRQQINLLDEAYVLLPIWLVTYKEKGNNKLFYYAMNGQTGKVAGVLPIDKKKLWLVSSALSLVVLLLGIFVGYMMS, from the coding sequence ATGTCTGAATCTAATGTATTGACGCACAAATGTCCAAATTGTGGTGGGCCACTGCTTTTTGAACCTAAAAGTCAAAAATTTCACTGTGAATATTGTGGTTCTAGCTTCACCGAGCAAGAGGTCACAGCTTTTGAAGCGCAACAAAACGCTGCCAAGGTTTCAGAGGATTCCGTCAGCGATTTTTCTGCGTCAGCAACCGGAGAAATTACTGACGAAAATAAAATCGTCAGAGAAAATGCTGACGAAACTGAAAAATCGGGAGAAAATGCTGACGAAAATACGGTTGGGCTCTTTCTTTGTCCTTCTTGTGGCGCTGAGCTTGTCACTGACGCAACAACTGCCTCGACTTTTTGCTATTATTGTCATAATCCCGTGGTGTTGACTGAGCGCTTGTCGGGACAATTTTTACCTGAAAAAATCCTGCCTTTCCAGATTGAACGTGAGGAAGCCGAGCAAGAATTTTTGGACTGGGTGGGACGGAAAAAATTTGTCCCCAACAGCTTTTTTAATAAAAAACAGATTCAAAATTTATCTGGGGTTTATTTTCCTTACTGGGCGGTGGATGCTGCTTTGAATGGTGAACTTTCGGCTGATGCGATGAACTTACGCGTTTGGGTAGTCGGCGACACCGAGTATACGGAACATTCCAAATATGCCATTTCACGAGCTGGTCAGACGCAGTTTCGGGATTTGATCAAAAATGCCTTGACCAAAAACTTGTCCGACAAAATGGTAGGGGCTGTTCAGCCCTTTGATATGCGCGCTGCAATTTCTTTTAAAAATCAATATTTATCAGGATTTTTGACTGAAAAACGGGATATTGAGTTTGCCGAGATGAAAGAAAATGTCGAACAGGAATTTCGTCAGTACGCTGACGGACTCATGGAATCGACCATTGTGGGCTACAATTCCGTCAGCAATCTGCGCAGTCGTCAGCAAATAAATTTGCTTGATGAAGCTTATGTCTTGCTGCCCATCTGGCTGGTCACTTATAAAGAAAAAGGCAACAACAAGCTCTTCTACTACGCGATGAATGGCCAAACCGGCAAAGTGGCTGGTGTCTTGCCCATTGACAAAAAGAAATTGTGGCTAGTTTCATCCGCTCTTTCACTTGTCGTTTTACTTTTGGGAATCTTTGTGGGGTATATGATGTCATGA
- the rsmG gene encoding 16S rRNA (guanine(527)-N(7))-methyltransferase RsmG yields the protein MTPDEFLTQLATFDITLSERQIGQFKRYFELLVEWNEKINLTAITEESEVYLKHFYDSIAPILYQQITNRPVSILDIGAGAGFPSLPMKIIFPELQVTIIDSLNKRINFLALLTEELGLEKVTLLHGRAEDFGQDKTYRGQFDFVTARAVARLSVLAEFTIPFLKKDGILLSLKAAQFAEELAEAKKAIATLGGKFNSEIAYELPNGDERHIAVIEKKKETPKIYPRKAGTPGKKPIQ from the coding sequence ATGACCCCTGATGAATTTTTGACACAATTGGCTACTTTTGATATTACGCTTTCAGAGCGTCAAATTGGCCAGTTTAAACGTTATTTTGAGCTGTTGGTGGAATGGAATGAGAAAATCAATCTGACTGCAATTACTGAAGAATCTGAGGTTTATCTTAAACATTTTTATGATTCCATTGCCCCTATTTTGTATCAACAGATTACAAACCGTCCGGTCAGCATTTTGGATATTGGGGCTGGGGCTGGATTTCCTAGTTTACCGATGAAAATTATTTTTCCAGAACTTCAGGTTACCATCATTGACTCACTGAATAAACGGATCAATTTTTTGGCTTTGTTGACTGAGGAATTGGGACTCGAAAAGGTGACTTTGCTTCATGGACGAGCTGAGGATTTTGGTCAGGACAAAACTTATCGGGGACAATTTGACTTTGTAACAGCTCGGGCGGTCGCACGTTTGTCTGTGCTTGCGGAATTTACGATTCCTTTCTTGAAAAAAGATGGCATTTTACTTTCTTTAAAGGCTGCACAATTTGCCGAAGAGTTGGCTGAGGCCAAAAAAGCAATTGCTACACTTGGCGGAAAATTCAATTCCGAAATTGCTTACGAATTGCCAAATGGTGATGAACGTCACATCGCAGTGATTGAAAAGAAAAAGGAAACGCCTAAAATCTACCCGCGTAAGGCTGGAACTCCAGGAAAAAAACCTATTCAATAA
- a CDS encoding SPFH domain-containing protein yields MGIIKAATSALGGSLADQWLEVIEPDEMSDQTVFTKGVKVRKDDKRGSNRKGTADVITDGSVVHVYENMMMLLVDGGKIIDYTAEPGYYTVKNDTAPSMFNGDLRDSIQESFFRFKFGGVTPQKQQVFYINLQEIKGIKFGTATPLQYFDNFYNAELFLRTHGTYSIKITDPLAFYANVIPKNADHVDIQEINEQYLAEFLTALNTSINQYSAQGERVSFLTSKSMELSKYMASVLDEDWKQLRGMEIVAVAVASISYTDDSQKLINMRNQGAMLGDANVREGYVQGAVARGLEAAGSNTGGAMNAFMGMNLGGQNLAGFSQTNQAQMQAQQENAAETWTCADCGTKNTGKFCSNCGHAKPASAVAMPELKMACNECGAVVNLANGVPKFCPECGKAFVAKAL; encoded by the coding sequence ATGGGAATTATCAAAGCAGCAACGAGCGCTCTGGGCGGTTCTTTGGCAGATCAATGGCTTGAGGTGATCGAACCAGATGAGATGTCTGATCAAACGGTGTTCACTAAGGGAGTTAAAGTACGAAAAGATGATAAACGCGGCTCTAATCGCAAAGGAACAGCCGATGTCATCACAGATGGCTCCGTCGTTCATGTTTATGAAAACATGATGATGCTCTTGGTTGATGGCGGAAAAATCATTGATTATACAGCTGAACCCGGCTACTATACGGTCAAAAATGACACCGCACCCTCAATGTTTAATGGCGATTTACGTGATTCTATCCAAGAATCTTTCTTCCGCTTTAAATTTGGTGGGGTGACTCCACAAAAACAACAGGTTTTTTATATCAATTTGCAGGAAATCAAAGGCATTAAGTTTGGAACGGCAACGCCTTTGCAGTATTTCGATAATTTTTACAATGCGGAACTCTTTTTGCGCACACACGGCACTTACTCCATCAAAATTACGGATCCACTGGCTTTTTACGCCAATGTCATTCCGAAAAATGCAGACCATGTGGATATTCAAGAAATCAATGAGCAGTATTTGGCTGAATTTTTGACGGCTTTGAACACCTCTATCAACCAGTATTCGGCTCAAGGTGAACGGGTGTCATTTTTAACTTCAAAAAGTATGGAACTCAGCAAATATATGGCTTCTGTTCTTGACGAGGATTGGAAACAATTGCGTGGAATGGAAATCGTGGCGGTTGCTGTGGCGAGCATTTCCTACACGGATGATAGTCAAAAACTCATCAATATGCGTAACCAAGGCGCAATGCTTGGCGATGCCAATGTACGTGAGGGTTATGTGCAAGGGGCTGTCGCACGTGGTCTGGAAGCTGCTGGATCCAATACTGGTGGGGCGATGAATGCTTTTATGGGCATGAATCTGGGCGGACAAAATCTGGCTGGATTTTCCCAAACGAACCAAGCACAGATGCAAGCTCAACAGGAAAATGCTGCTGAAACTTGGACTTGTGCAGACTGTGGCACGAAAAATACAGGGAAGTTTTGCTCCAACTGCGGTCATGCTAAACCGGCATCAGCAGTCGCTATGCCTGAGTTGAAAATGGCCTGTAATGAATGTGGCGCAGTGGTCAATTTGGCAAATGGCGTTCCTAAATTCTGTCCTGAATGTGGCAAAGCCTTTGTGGCAAAAGCTTTGTAG
- the galU gene encoding UTP--glucose-1-phosphate uridylyltransferase GalU yields the protein MDQLTHPSLNPAKAKKVRKAVIPAAGLGTRFLPATKAIAKEMLPIVDKPTIQFIVEEALKSGIEDILIVTGKAKRPIEDHFDSNIELEQNLREKGKIELLKLVEETTDINLHFIRQSHPKGLGHAVLQAKAFVGDEPFVVMLGDDLMNINGEGIPLSQELINDYEKTHASTIAVMKVPHEDVDKYGVIEPKGEVSKGLYNVERFVEKPNVDEAPSDLAIIGRYLLTPEIFDVLENQAPGAGNEIQLTDAIERLNKTQRVFAHEFTGTRYDVGDKFGFVETTIEYGLEHPQISDNLKAYIIAKGKELAQEEKSKATKTEK from the coding sequence ATGGATCAACTTACACATCCGTCATTGAACCCAGCTAAAGCGAAAAAAGTGCGTAAAGCCGTTATTCCTGCTGCTGGACTTGGAACACGTTTTTTACCAGCGACGAAAGCTATTGCTAAAGAAATGTTGCCAATCGTTGACAAACCGACCATTCAATTTATTGTTGAAGAAGCTTTGAAATCAGGAATTGAAGATATTCTGATTGTTACTGGTAAAGCAAAACGTCCAATCGAAGATCATTTTGACTCAAATATCGAATTGGAACAAAATTTACGGGAAAAAGGAAAGATTGAACTTCTTAAACTTGTTGAAGAAACAACTGATATCAATCTTCACTTTATCCGTCAATCACACCCAAAAGGTTTGGGACACGCTGTCTTGCAAGCCAAAGCCTTTGTTGGGGATGAGCCATTTGTTGTCATGCTTGGCGATGATTTGATGAACATCAACGGTGAAGGAATTCCTTTATCTCAAGAGCTCATCAATGATTATGAAAAAACACACGCATCAACCATCGCGGTAATGAAAGTTCCTCATGAAGATGTAGACAAATACGGTGTGATTGAACCAAAAGGTGAGGTTTCTAAAGGACTTTACAACGTTGAACGCTTTGTTGAAAAACCAAATGTTGATGAAGCACCTTCTGATCTTGCAATTATCGGACGCTATCTCTTAACACCAGAAATTTTTGATGTTTTGGAAAATCAAGCACCAGGAGCTGGTAACGAAATCCAATTGACTGATGCAATTGAACGCTTGAACAAAACACAACGTGTTTTTGCTCATGAATTCACTGGTACACGTTATGACGTGGGCGATAAGTTTGGCTTCGTTGAAACAACGATTGAATACGGTCTTGAACATCCACAAATTAGCGATAATCTTAAGGCTTATATCATTGCCAAAGGAAAAGAGCTTGCTCAAGAAGAAAAATCAAAAGCAACTAAAACCGAAAAATAA
- a CDS encoding dihydroorotate dehydrogenase — translation MTDKNRLSIKLPGLDLKNPIIPASGCFGFGEEYARYYDLDKLGSIMIKATTLQARFGNPTPRVAETASGMLNAIGLQNPGLEVVMAEKLPWLHDHFPELPIIANVAGSEESDYVAVCAKIGDAPNVKAIELNISCPNVKHGGQAFGTNPEVAASLVKACKAVSKVPLYVKLSPNVTDIVPIAKAVEAAGADGLTMINTLMGVRFDLKTRQPILANVTGGLSGPAIKPVALKLIHQVAQAVNIPIIGMGGVATAQDVLEMYLAGASAVAVGTANFADPFVCPKIIEKLPELMDQYGIDTLENLVKEVRESRK, via the coding sequence ATGACTGATAAAAACCGTCTTTCAATAAAATTACCCGGACTCGACTTGAAAAATCCGATTATTCCAGCTTCAGGCTGTTTTGGTTTTGGTGAAGAATACGCCCGCTATTATGATTTGGACAAACTTGGCTCAATTATGATTAAGGCGACCACTTTGCAGGCTCGCTTTGGAAATCCAACGCCGCGTGTCGCCGAAACAGCGAGCGGAATGCTCAATGCAATTGGCCTGCAAAATCCCGGTTTAGAAGTCGTCATGGCTGAAAAACTACCTTGGCTACACGACCATTTCCCAGAATTACCCATCATTGCCAACGTCGCAGGATCAGAAGAAAGCGACTATGTCGCCGTTTGCGCCAAAATCGGTGATGCCCCAAATGTCAAAGCCATTGAGCTCAATATTTCCTGTCCCAATGTCAAGCACGGCGGGCAAGCATTTGGCACAAATCCCGAAGTTGCCGCAAGTTTGGTGAAGGCTTGTAAAGCGGTCAGCAAAGTGCCACTTTATGTGAAACTTTCACCAAATGTGACGGACATTGTGCCGATTGCTAAAGCAGTAGAAGCCGCAGGTGCTGATGGGCTCACGATGATTAACACGCTCATGGGTGTTCGGTTCGATTTGAAAACCCGCCAGCCGATTTTGGCAAATGTCACCGGTGGACTTTCTGGCCCAGCAATCAAGCCTGTTGCCCTCAAACTCATTCATCAAGTGGCCCAAGCTGTTAACATTCCGATTATTGGCATGGGGGGTGTCGCAACAGCCCAAGACGTTTTAGAAATGTATCTGGCGGGGGCTTCAGCCGTGGCCGTTGGAACAGCCAATTTTGCCGACCCATTCGTCTGTCCAAAAATCATTGAAAAACTCCCTGAACTCATGGATCAATACGGCATTGATACTCTAGAAAATCTGGTTAAAGAAGTGAGAGAAAGTAGAAAATGA
- a CDS encoding dihydroorotate dehydrogenase electron transfer subunit: MPQLQEMMTIVSQREVAKQIFELILTGEMVAELDLPGQFLHLTVPNSAMLLRRPISISSWDKAAQTCTLLYRVGDETTGTYALSRLTAGAVVDVLGPLGNGFPVDEVKAGEEILIIGGGIGVPPLYELAKQLEATGCQMTVLLGFASADVKILEAEFSALKNLKLKIATDDGSYGTQGHVGLLMDELTVTADAVYTCGAPAMLKAVARKYDALERLYISMESRMACGVGACYACVEHDKENENHALKVCEDGPVFRGKQLFL, translated from the coding sequence ATGCCCCAATTACAAGAAATGATGACGATTGTCAGCCAACGTGAAGTGGCCAAGCAGATTTTTGAACTGATTTTAACAGGCGAAATGGTCGCTGAGTTGGATTTGCCGGGACAATTTTTACATCTTACAGTGCCAAATTCGGCAATGTTGCTGAGAAGACCAATTTCGATTTCCAGTTGGGATAAAGCGGCTCAAACTTGCACGCTTTTATACCGAGTAGGCGATGAAACAACGGGGACTTACGCCCTCTCACGTCTCACAGCCGGTGCTGTCGTTGATGTTTTAGGGCCTTTGGGCAATGGTTTTCCTGTTGATGAAGTCAAAGCAGGCGAGGAAATTTTGATTATTGGTGGGGGGATTGGTGTGCCACCCCTTTACGAATTGGCAAAGCAATTGGAAGCGACAGGCTGCCAAATGACCGTTCTGCTTGGCTTTGCCTCAGCCGACGTCAAAATTTTAGAAGCTGAATTTTCAGCCTTGAAAAATCTTAAGCTAAAAATCGCCACAGATGATGGTTCTTATGGAACTCAAGGTCATGTTGGTTTGCTTATGGACGAGCTTACAGTGACAGCCGATGCTGTCTATACCTGTGGTGCGCCTGCTATGCTTAAAGCGGTTGCCCGAAAATATGACGCGCTTGAGCGGCTCTACATTTCCATGGAAAGTCGTATGGCCTGTGGTGTCGGTGCTTGTTACGCCTGCGTTGAACACGACAAAGAAAATGAAAATCACGCCCTCAAAGTCTGTGAAGACGGCCCAGTTTTTCGTGGTAAACAACTTTTCCTCTAA
- a CDS encoding TPM domain-containing protein, with protein sequence MRKKFIFVALFIVSLGCFFFPKTASATTFQSGIDDSAQLLGNDLANLEASAQGLASQTKAGIFVVTTESDQPADEMARSYLADKVGAGNNGAVLVININLRKVYIWATGNLKYYLPSSRIESTLDVVQPALSANDYRAAVSGFFDKVSTYYQKGIPTSRKYTVDSETGKVTFHRSFQPLALLIALLIALVTGGLFAWNIYRSYQMKDRHAVWRYDYGHNGELKLTKQQDILVNTFITTRPIPRPSSNNSGGFSGGGGSGGGRSF encoded by the coding sequence ATGAGAAAAAAATTTATTTTTGTTGCGCTGTTTATCGTGAGCTTGGGCTGTTTCTTTTTTCCAAAAACAGCAAGTGCCACAACTTTCCAATCAGGAATTGACGACAGCGCCCAGCTTTTGGGAAATGATTTAGCCAATCTCGAAGCCAGTGCCCAAGGGCTAGCTAGTCAAACCAAAGCAGGCATTTTCGTAGTCACTACTGAATCTGACCAGCCAGCTGATGAAATGGCCCGCTCTTATTTGGCGGACAAGGTCGGCGCTGGCAACAATGGCGCAGTGCTAGTCATCAACATAAATCTGCGCAAAGTTTATATCTGGGCGACTGGAAATCTCAAATATTATCTGCCGTCCAGCCGGATTGAAAGTACGCTTGACGTTGTCCAGCCTGCTTTGAGTGCAAATGATTATCGAGCAGCGGTCAGTGGATTCTTTGACAAGGTCAGCACTTATTATCAAAAGGGCATTCCGACATCCAGAAAATACACCGTAGATTCTGAAACAGGAAAAGTCACTTTTCATCGCAGTTTTCAACCCCTTGCCCTGCTGATTGCATTGCTCATCGCCCTCGTCACTGGCGGCTTGTTTGCCTGGAACATCTATCGCAGCTACCAAATGAAAGACCGTCACGCCGTTTGGCGCTATGATTACGGACACAATGGCGAATTGAAATTGACCAAGCAACAGGACATTTTGGTCAATACTTTCATCACAACACGCCCTATTCCACGTCCTTCCTCTAATAATAGTGGAGGATTCAGTGGTGGCGGCGGTTCTGGTGGCGGTCGTAGTTTTTAA
- a CDS encoding Gx transporter family protein, with the protein MNIKEYVYVSLLTAVAVVMGIIENMLPPFFAFAPGAKIGLANLVMVIALFTLNWRKVWVMQILRLLITALFTGFSVFLYSFAGGILSLLAMYLMKQLGPKLVSMIGISVVGGFFHNFGQLAMAAILAKAGSVMLYLPWLAFFGILAGFAIGIGGNQLISRVRPIQQLFIKESKQWT; encoded by the coding sequence ATGAATATCAAAGAATATGTCTATGTTTCGCTCCTAACGGCGGTAGCAGTCGTCATGGGAATTATTGAAAATATGCTTCCTCCTTTTTTCGCTTTTGCTCCTGGGGCTAAGATTGGTTTGGCGAATTTAGTAATGGTTATTGCCCTTTTCACTTTAAACTGGCGCAAGGTCTGGGTCATGCAAATTTTACGCTTGCTCATCACTGCGCTCTTTACTGGTTTTTCTGTTTTTCTTTATTCCTTTGCAGGAGGAATTTTATCGCTCTTAGCAATGTATCTGATGAAACAATTGGGGCCAAAATTGGTTTCGATGATTGGTATTTCGGTAGTGGGAGGATTTTTCCATAACTTTGGGCAATTGGCCATGGCTGCGATTTTGGCCAAAGCTGGCTCTGTGATGCTTTATCTTCCCTGGCTAGCCTTTTTTGGAATCCTTGCTGGTTTTGCTATCGGTATTGGTGGAAATCAGCTGATTAGTCGGGTAAGACCGATACAGCAATTATTTATCAAGGAAAGTAAACAATGGACGTAA